Proteins from a single region of Thermus sp. LT1-2-5:
- a CDS encoding NYN domain-containing protein — MERVAIFIDGSNLYKGLVQHLGSDYRLNFVEFITLLTAGRRLLRAYYYNAPLPPEDPAAKAHQSFLNYLKRVPYVAVRLGRLERRADGFVEKGVDIQIAIDILRLAYADAYDVAVLVSGDGDFAEVVRVVQDMGKQVENTTFHALSSHRLAQQADRFYPLDDFPWERLRAPSLPQAPEGGEG, encoded by the coding sequence ATGGAAAGGGTGGCCATATTTATTGACGGCTCCAACCTCTACAAGGGGTTGGTGCAACACCTGGGCTCGGACTATCGGCTGAACTTTGTGGAGTTCATCACCCTTCTCACCGCTGGGAGGCGGCTTCTTCGCGCCTACTACTACAACGCCCCCCTGCCCCCAGAAGACCCTGCGGCCAAGGCCCACCAAAGCTTCCTCAATTACCTGAAGCGGGTACCCTATGTGGCGGTGCGCCTGGGGCGGCTGGAGCGCCGGGCGGACGGTTTTGTGGAAAAGGGGGTGGACATCCAGATCGCCATTGACATCCTGCGCCTGGCCTACGCCGACGCTTATGACGTGGCGGTTTTGGTTTCGGGGGATGGGGACTTCGCCGAGGTGGTGCGGGTGGTGCAGGACATGGGCAAGCAGGTGGAGAACACCACCTTCCACGCCCTTTCCTCCCACCGCCTGGCCCAGCAGGCGGACCGCTTCTACCCCCTGGACGATTTTCCCTGGGAGAGGCTTAGGGCGCCAAGCCTCCCCCAGGCTCCCGAGGGCGGGGAGGGCTAG
- the ndk gene encoding nucleoside-diphosphate kinase: MERTFVMIKPDGFRRGLVGEILARFERKGFRIVGLKALKLSQELAEKHYAEHREKPFFPGLVGFITSGPVVAMVLEGPNAIAEVRKMMGATHPKDALPGTIRGDYATTIDENVIHGSATPEDAQREIALFFRPEELL, encoded by the coding sequence ATGGAGCGCACCTTCGTCATGATCAAACCCGACGGCTTCCGGCGCGGCCTGGTGGGGGAAATCCTCGCCCGGTTTGAGCGCAAGGGCTTCCGCATCGTGGGGCTAAAGGCCCTCAAGCTCTCCCAGGAACTGGCGGAAAAGCACTACGCCGAACACCGGGAAAAGCCCTTCTTTCCCGGCCTGGTGGGCTTCATCACCTCAGGGCCGGTGGTGGCCATGGTCCTGGAAGGCCCCAACGCCATCGCCGAGGTGCGCAAGATGATGGGGGCCACCCACCCCAAAGACGCCCTCCCGGGCACCATCCGCGGGGACTACGCCACCACCATCGACGAGAACGTGATCCACGGCTCGGCCACCCCGGAGGACGCCCAAAGGGAGATCGCCCTCTTCTTCCGCCCCGAGGAGCTCCTCTAG